In Leuconostocaceae bacterium ESL0723, the following proteins share a genomic window:
- the aroF gene encoding 3-deoxy-7-phosphoheptulonate synthase has product MIIVAKDNPSAEKIAKALDPHDPIHPVFVHNNRVALAGIKSLEPQQMEPVADLVDSVITDHHSAIKSSRDFHPEDTIIKTPHSVIGGDNFVLMAGPDSIESPEHVLEMGEDVKAAGATILRGGAFKPRTSPYSYQGNGEVGLKAHRQAADKLGMDMVTEILDTRDVDLVDKYTDIFQVGTRNMQNFALLKALGQKRKPVLLKRGMSATIDDLLNAAEYIAAGGNDQIMLMERGIRTFDNKYTRNTFDVGAIPVLQKLTHYPIVADTSHAAGHSEFVAPLAYAAVAAGAQGLMTEIHNDPAHAFVDGAQALTPDQYSAMTAKIFKIREALK; this is encoded by the coding sequence TTATTGTTGCAAAAGATAACCCCAGTGCAGAGAAGATTGCTAAGGCCCTAGACCCCCATGATCCAATCCATCCGGTTTTCGTGCACAACAACCGGGTTGCCTTGGCTGGCATTAAGTCTTTGGAACCTCAGCAGATGGAACCAGTCGCTGACTTGGTTGACTCAGTGATTACTGATCACCATTCCGCTATTAAGTCTTCCCGTGATTTTCACCCAGAAGATACCATCATTAAGACGCCCCACTCAGTCATTGGCGGTGATAACTTTGTCCTGATGGCTGGTCCAGACTCGATTGAAAGTCCAGAACACGTCTTAGAAATGGGTGAAGACGTTAAGGCCGCCGGTGCAACGATTTTGCGTGGTGGGGCCTTTAAGCCCCGCACTTCTCCTTACTCTTACCAGGGAAATGGTGAAGTCGGCCTCAAAGCTCACCGTCAAGCCGCTGATAAGCTGGGCATGGACATGGTAACTGAGATTTTGGATACTCGCGATGTGGACTTGGTGGACAAGTACACCGATATTTTCCAAGTTGGTACCCGTAACATGCAAAACTTTGCCCTGTTGAAGGCCCTGGGACAAAAGCGCAAGCCAGTCCTCTTGAAGCGTGGAATGTCGGCCACGATTGATGACTTGCTCAATGCCGCTGAATACATTGCGGCCGGTGGTAACGACCAAATCATGTTGATGGAACGGGGTATCCGGACCTTTGATAACAAGTACACCCGTAACACCTTTGATGTCGGCGCTATCCCAGTTTTGCAGAAGTTGACCCACTACCCAATCGTGGCGGATACCTCTCACGCAGCTGGTCACTCTGAATTCGTGGCACCTTTGGCCTATGCCGCGGTTGCCGCTGGTGCCCAAGGCCTGATGACTGAGATTCACAATGATCCAGCCCACGCCTTTGTTGATGGTGCTCAGGCTTTGACGCCTGACCAGTACAGTGCCATGACCGCTAAGATCTTTAAGATCCGTGAGGCCTTGAAATGA
- the aroA gene encoding 3-phosphoshikimate 1-carboxyvinyltransferase has protein sequence MITLQAANPAGLHGTLTVPGDKSISHRALMFGAIAHGQTRVHNFLTSADVLHTMGVLRALGVEITQEGTEATIEGRGLKHFTAPTQPLDMGNSGTSTRLLMGLLAKQPFDMEMFGDASLSRRPLDRVAKPLTAMGAKYQLTDDNYLPGKILANQELRGIEYHLPVASAQVKSAILLAGLQAEGTTTVISPLASRDHTERMLEQFGGHLQVDGLKVSVQAQDDLQAQDVTVPADISSAAFFIVAAIITPNSKLSLRHVGVNPTRDGILRLLKRMGAEITLSNPSTVGEPAADLTVASQKLAGITITAEDIPAVVDELPILALAATQAQGDTLISGAEELRVKETDRIAVVVETLNQLGADIEERPDGMLIHGGTPLKTSQPVELSAHGDHRIAMMIAVAALVTDGTVRLQDEESMAVSYPNFLTDLAQTQAGEV, from the coding sequence ATGATTACATTGCAAGCGGCCAATCCAGCCGGTCTCCACGGTACGCTCACGGTACCAGGGGATAAGTCGATTTCCCACCGGGCCCTGATGTTTGGGGCGATTGCCCATGGCCAGACCCGGGTCCACAACTTTTTAACCTCAGCCGATGTCCTCCATACCATGGGGGTTTTGCGGGCTTTAGGCGTTGAAATTACCCAGGAAGGCACGGAGGCCACCATTGAAGGACGGGGATTGAAGCATTTTACTGCCCCAACCCAACCCTTAGACATGGGAAATTCAGGAACCTCCACCCGTCTATTAATGGGCCTTTTAGCCAAGCAGCCCTTTGACATGGAAATGTTTGGAGACGCTTCCCTCAGCCGCCGGCCCTTGGACCGCGTGGCGAAGCCGCTGACGGCCATGGGGGCTAAGTATCAGCTTACCGATGATAACTACCTACCAGGCAAGATTTTAGCTAACCAAGAATTAAGGGGGATTGAATATCACTTGCCAGTGGCTTCGGCCCAGGTCAAGAGTGCCATTCTCCTGGCTGGATTGCAGGCCGAGGGCACCACAACGGTGATTTCACCCTTGGCTTCCCGTGACCACACCGAGCGGATGTTAGAACAATTTGGCGGCCACCTTCAGGTTGATGGCCTCAAAGTTTCAGTCCAGGCCCAGGATGATTTACAGGCCCAGGATGTCACTGTGCCGGCTGATATTTCTAGTGCAGCCTTCTTCATTGTCGCAGCCATTATTACGCCAAATTCTAAGCTGTCCCTCCGTCACGTTGGCGTAAATCCAACCCGTGATGGTATTTTGCGTTTACTAAAGCGGATGGGGGCTGAGATTACACTCAGTAACCCGTCCACTGTCGGAGAACCGGCAGCTGATTTAACGGTTGCCTCACAAAAGTTGGCTGGGATTACCATCACGGCCGAGGACATTCCGGCCGTTGTTGACGAACTACCAATTTTGGCCCTGGCGGCTACTCAGGCCCAGGGAGACACCTTGATTAGCGGGGCAGAGGAACTCCGGGTGAAGGAAACTGACCGGATTGCAGTCGTGGTCGAAACTCTTAACCAGCTGGGTGCGGATATCGAGGAGCGGCCCGATGGGATGCTCATTCACGGTGGCACGCCGCTAAAAACCAGTCAGCCGGTTGAGCTTAGCGCTCACGGTGACCACCGCATCGCCATGATGATTGCAGTAGCAGCCCTGGTGACTGATGGCACTGTCCGTTTGCAGGATGAGGAATCTATGGCGGTTTCTTATCCCAACTTTTTAACTGATTTGGCACAGACTCAAGCAGGGGAAGTTTAA
- the aroB gene encoding 3-dehydroquinate synthase has translation MTTVPVELTNKTYEVKIDQGISQHLGDEVAQVWSPRKVALITDSNVGPLYLDQTQRQLAAAGFEVLPLTVPAGEGSKSFATAGDLIGRLASAGFTRQDGVIALGGGVVGDLSGVVASLYMRGIAFIQIATSLTAQVDSSVGGKTAVNLGDTKNIAGSFYQPDLVLVDSDYLKTLSDRDLVEGYGEVVKTSALDGPEFFALTGEIKSPADIRRQAVELSTRSIAYKARIVMADEKESGQRQFLNFGHTFGHAIELLAHGKLRHGEAIAIGMVTISERFERDGITPVGITVALKDRLTAVGLPTDSDLIGTPEFFQHLVNDKKNRGGVLNLVALAAIGEPVIVKKPIEDMPAFVNGQKG, from the coding sequence ATGACCACGGTACCGGTTGAACTGACTAATAAGACTTACGAGGTCAAGATTGACCAGGGTATTAGTCAACACCTAGGTGACGAAGTGGCCCAGGTCTGGTCACCGCGGAAGGTGGCCTTGATTACTGACAGTAACGTGGGCCCACTTTATCTGGACCAGACCCAGCGACAATTAGCAGCGGCTGGTTTTGAGGTCCTACCATTAACTGTACCCGCCGGTGAGGGCTCCAAGTCCTTTGCCACGGCTGGTGATTTGATTGGCCGCCTGGCTAGTGCCGGCTTCACCCGCCAAGATGGTGTAATTGCCTTGGGTGGTGGCGTCGTTGGGGACCTGTCTGGCGTGGTTGCCTCCCTTTACATGCGAGGGATTGCTTTTATCCAGATTGCGACTTCTCTGACTGCCCAAGTTGATTCTTCGGTGGGCGGTAAGACGGCGGTTAACTTGGGGGATACCAAGAACATCGCCGGTTCCTTCTACCAACCCGATTTGGTTTTGGTTGACAGTGACTACTTAAAAACGCTGTCAGACCGCGACTTAGTTGAGGGTTATGGGGAAGTTGTTAAGACCTCGGCCTTGGATGGTCCAGAATTCTTTGCCTTAACCGGTGAAATCAAGAGCCCAGCCGATATCCGCCGTCAGGCAGTCGAACTCTCCACCCGATCGATTGCCTACAAGGCCCGGATTGTCATGGCCGATGAAAAAGAGTCTGGCCAGCGTCAGTTCTTGAACTTTGGCCACACCTTTGGTCATGCCATTGAACTACTGGCCCATGGTAAACTCCGCCACGGTGAAGCGATTGCCATTGGCATGGTGACCATTAGTGAGCGCTTTGAACGGGATGGCATCACCCCAGTTGGAATTACTGTGGCCCTAAAAGACCGGTTAACGGCCGTGGGCTTGCCAACCGATTCCGATTTAATTGGTACACCTGAATTTTTTCAGCACCTGGTCAATGATAAGAAGAACCGGGGTGGTGTTTTGAATTTGGTAGCCCTTGCTGCGATTGGTGAGCCAGTTATTGTGAAGAAACCTATTGAGGATATGCCGGCCTTTGTAAACGGCCAGAAAGGTTAA
- a CDS encoding dihydroorotate oxidase: protein MDLSATIGNFKFEHPFLNAAGVMCQTAAELDQVLGDDYTGSVVMKSATPSPRPGNPSPRYYELPSGLGTINSMGLPNEGFDYYMDYARQKQTNKPIFFSIAGLTHDENLAMLHQLQDSDFDGLVELNLSCPNVPGKPQTAYDFEATQSILTEAFAFFKKPLGVKLPPYFDIVHFDMIAKILNQFPLAFVNTINSVGNGLAIDPDTDTVVIKPKHGFGGLGGPMVKATALANVNALRTRLNPDIKIIGTGGVTKGRDAYDLILAGADLVEIGSQLMVEGLPVFQRVESELTAVMQAKNYQNLTEFRASLKALD, encoded by the coding sequence ATGGATTTAAGCGCAACCATTGGTAACTTTAAGTTTGAACACCCCTTCTTAAACGCCGCCGGCGTCATGTGTCAAACGGCAGCAGAACTTGATCAGGTCTTGGGGGATGATTACACCGGCAGTGTGGTAATGAAGTCAGCCACGCCCAGTCCCCGTCCCGGTAATCCTAGTCCTCGCTACTACGAGCTCCCCTCTGGCTTAGGAACGATTAATTCCATGGGCCTGCCTAACGAAGGCTTTGACTATTACATGGACTATGCCCGTCAAAAGCAAACCAATAAGCCCATCTTCTTTTCCATTGCCGGCCTGACCCATGACGAAAACCTAGCCATGCTACACCAGTTGCAAGACAGTGACTTTGACGGTCTGGTCGAGTTGAACCTGTCCTGCCCCAACGTGCCTGGCAAGCCCCAAACGGCCTATGACTTTGAGGCAACTCAATCCATTCTAACTGAGGCCTTCGCCTTCTTTAAGAAGCCGTTGGGGGTTAAATTACCACCCTACTTTGACATCGTCCACTTTGACATGATTGCTAAAATCCTAAACCAGTTCCCACTCGCCTTCGTGAATACGATTAATTCGGTTGGTAATGGTTTGGCAATTGACCCAGACACCGACACCGTAGTTATCAAGCCCAAGCACGGCTTTGGGGGCCTCGGTGGTCCCATGGTCAAGGCTACAGCCTTAGCCAACGTGAACGCCCTGCGGACCCGACTAAACCCTGACATCAAAATTATCGGTACCGGTGGTGTTACCAAGGGGCGCGATGCCTATGATCTGATTTTGGCTGGCGCGGACCTGGTAGAAATTGGTTCCCAGCTGATGGTTGAAGGGTTGCCGGTCTTCCAGCGGGTCGAAAGCGAATTGACGGCCGTCATGCAGGCCAAGAACTACCAAAACCTCACTGAGTTCCGCGCTTCACTCAAGGCCTTGGATTAA
- the aroC gene encoding chorismate synthase — protein MRYVTAGESHGPEEIAVIEGIPAGLDLSQEDVDKQLARRQHGYGRGDRQKIETDTVTFLTGVRHQKTLGSPITLEVHNDDHNNWTKIMAPNEPANAENTLRKVMRPRPGHADLVGGMKYRHHEDLRNVLERSSARETTMRVAVGAVAKKLLAEIGVDVHGFVANVGPAKSDLSQLTKYKNLDELRAVTESFDTRALDAKADAAIKDVIDRAKKDANTVGGQVEVIATGMPVGLGSYVTADDKLDAKIARAIVGINAFKGVQFGSAFDNSEKFGDELMDEIFWDPERGFYRGSDNLGGFEGGMTTGEAIVVRGVVKPIPTLYRPMQSVDIDTHENHKASIERSDTTAVTAAAVIAEAMVAIELAKAVLDKFDSDNIERMKEQVALYREEIKHF, from the coding sequence ATGCGTTATGTAACTGCCGGCGAGAGCCACGGACCCGAAGAGATTGCGGTCATTGAAGGCATTCCAGCTGGCTTGGATTTAAGTCAGGAAGATGTTGACAAACAGTTGGCCCGCCGCCAACACGGCTACGGCCGTGGCGACCGTCAAAAAATTGAAACCGACACGGTGACTTTTTTGACCGGTGTCCGCCATCAGAAGACCTTGGGTTCTCCAATTACCCTGGAGGTGCATAATGATGACCACAATAATTGGACCAAGATTATGGCGCCCAATGAACCGGCCAACGCTGAGAACACCCTTCGGAAGGTGATGCGTCCCCGTCCAGGTCATGCTGACCTGGTGGGTGGGATGAAGTACCGCCACCACGAAGACTTACGGAACGTGCTGGAGCGCTCCTCGGCTCGGGAAACGACCATGCGGGTTGCCGTTGGGGCCGTAGCCAAGAAGCTCTTAGCTGAAATTGGGGTGGACGTGCACGGCTTTGTGGCCAACGTGGGACCGGCTAAATCGGACCTGAGCCAGTTGACCAAGTACAAGAATTTGGACGAACTGCGGGCTGTAACGGAGTCCTTTGACACGCGGGCCCTGGATGCCAAAGCCGACGCGGCCATCAAGGACGTGATTGACCGTGCCAAAAAGGATGCCAACACCGTCGGGGGCCAGGTAGAAGTGATTGCGACTGGCATGCCGGTTGGCCTGGGTTCTTACGTGACGGCTGATGACAAGTTAGATGCCAAAATTGCCCGGGCAATTGTCGGCATTAACGCCTTTAAGGGTGTTCAGTTTGGTTCGGCCTTTGATAATTCTGAAAAGTTCGGCGATGAACTGATGGACGAGATTTTCTGGGACCCTGAACGTGGCTTTTACCGGGGATCAGATAACCTGGGCGGCTTTGAAGGGGGTATGACCACTGGCGAAGCCATCGTCGTTCGTGGAGTAGTTAAACCCATTCCAACCCTGTACCGGCCCATGCAATCGGTTGATATCGACACCCATGAGAACCATAAGGCTTCAATTGAGCGTTCAGATACCACTGCCGTTACGGCAGCGGCCGTAATTGCCGAAGCCATGGTCGCCATTGAATTGGCCAAGGCGGTTTTGGATAAGTTTGACAGTGACAACATCGAGCGGATGAAGGAGCAGGTTGCCCTTTACCGCGAAGAGATTAAGCACTTTTAA
- a CDS encoding iron-containing alcohol dehydrogenase — protein sequence MNSFEFHNTTDIRFGQGLIDQQLAEAVGQFGHRVLLVYGGGSIKKMGLYDRVIKDLAGFEVVELSGVEPNPKIESVRQGQKLAQEHDSQVILAVGGGSVIDAAKVIASAKFYQGDPWDLVVDSSKRAQLDQLPVVDILTLSATGTEMNTGSVISNPETHQKLGTAGPHTPAVSFLDPSLTYSVSAWQTAAGAMDIFSHLTEQYFDQGSSDVTSGMMEGLFRTVIKNAPLALENPEDYDARGELMWAATMALNGIVRVTNQNGWSVHPMEHELSAYYDITHGVGLGILTPRWMSYILNEDTMARFAQFGRNVWGLDGSDDSVSRSAIQATFDWNRSLKVPTTLPEVGIADDSHFEAMAEAAVKNGRLDQRAYVPLQVADVVNLYQASMTNQGFE from the coding sequence ATGAATAGCTTTGAATTTCATAACACGACCGATATCCGCTTCGGTCAGGGCTTAATTGACCAGCAGTTAGCTGAAGCGGTGGGCCAGTTTGGCCACCGGGTTCTGCTAGTTTATGGGGGTGGTTCCATCAAGAAGATGGGCCTCTATGACCGGGTCATTAAAGACTTGGCTGGCTTTGAAGTGGTGGAACTCAGTGGTGTTGAGCCAAATCCTAAGATTGAATCCGTCCGGCAAGGACAAAAATTAGCTCAGGAACACGACAGCCAGGTCATTCTGGCGGTTGGCGGTGGTTCAGTCATTGATGCGGCCAAAGTGATCGCCTCAGCCAAATTTTATCAAGGGGATCCCTGGGACCTGGTCGTTGACTCAAGCAAACGAGCCCAGCTTGACCAGCTGCCAGTGGTTGATATTTTGACCTTATCAGCGACTGGAACCGAGATGAATACTGGTTCCGTGATTTCTAATCCCGAAACTCACCAGAAACTAGGAACCGCTGGTCCCCATACCCCAGCCGTTTCTTTCCTTGATCCAAGCCTGACTTATTCCGTTTCTGCCTGGCAGACAGCGGCAGGAGCTATGGACATTTTCAGTCACCTGACCGAGCAGTATTTTGACCAGGGGTCCAGTGACGTGACCTCAGGCATGATGGAAGGTCTCTTTCGAACGGTGATTAAAAACGCACCGTTGGCCCTGGAAAATCCTGAGGACTACGATGCCCGTGGCGAGCTGATGTGGGCGGCCACCATGGCCTTAAACGGGATTGTACGGGTAACCAACCAAAATGGTTGGAGCGTGCATCCGATGGAACACGAACTGTCAGCCTACTATGACATTACCCACGGGGTTGGCCTGGGGATTTTGACGCCGCGTTGGATGAGTTATATCCTCAATGAAGACACCATGGCCCGCTTTGCCCAATTTGGTCGCAATGTTTGGGGACTAGATGGCAGTGACGACTCGGTCAGCCGTTCAGCTATCCAGGCTACCTTTGACTGGAACCGGTCGCTGAAGGTACCCACAACCTTGCCAGAAGTTGGGATTGCTGATGATAGTCACTTTGAAGCGATGGCTGAGGCCGCGGTTAAAAACGGTCGGCTAGACCAACGGGCCTATGTGCCCCTGCAGGTAGCCGATGTCGTTAACCTATATCAAGCATCCATGACTAACCAGGGATTTGAATAA
- a CDS encoding prephenate dehydrogenase/arogenate dehydrogenase family protein — protein sequence MVKVVVVGLGEMGASLALALNQSPKNQVIGVDRDPGAISYALKHGIIGQGVGNLDAVADQADLIILAVPVRTIESMLAHLAELPLKRSVIVTDAGSTKREILEAAEKYLSPRQIHFVGGHAMAGTHLAGVQAAKLDLYRDAAYFMIPSRVTPPAVVQLLIDRLAPLQANFILTSIGDHDQLMAVISDVPHIAAFALMNSAVQLLGPSQNFGQYVAGGFKDMTRIAASDPKLWTDVLLSNPDAILATQKHYRNELDRFYQAIERGDQAGLESMIRRAQEDRMNLLKGETDD from the coding sequence ATCGTGAAAGTAGTTGTGGTTGGATTGGGTGAGATGGGCGCTTCTTTAGCCCTGGCCCTTAACCAAAGCCCTAAAAATCAGGTCATCGGGGTCGATCGTGATCCCGGTGCAATTAGTTATGCCCTTAAACACGGCATTATTGGCCAGGGAGTCGGTAATCTGGACGCGGTCGCTGACCAGGCCGACCTGATTATCTTGGCGGTCCCAGTCCGGACCATTGAGTCTATGCTGGCGCACTTGGCCGAACTGCCCTTAAAGCGCAGCGTGATTGTGACCGATGCCGGTTCAACTAAGCGTGAGATACTAGAGGCAGCTGAAAAATACCTGAGTCCCCGGCAGATTCACTTCGTGGGCGGTCACGCCATGGCCGGCACCCATTTAGCTGGGGTTCAGGCTGCCAAACTGGATTTATACCGGGATGCGGCCTACTTTATGATTCCAAGCCGGGTGACACCACCCGCGGTAGTTCAACTCTTAATTGACCGACTGGCACCATTACAGGCCAACTTTATTCTGACCTCGATTGGCGACCATGACCAGTTAATGGCCGTGATTTCGGATGTGCCCCACATTGCAGCCTTTGCCTTGATGAATAGTGCCGTTCAGCTACTGGGACCCAGCCAAAACTTTGGTCAGTACGTAGCCGGTGGTTTTAAGGACATGACCCGGATTGCGGCCAGTGACCCCAAGCTGTGGACCGATGTCTTACTCAGTAATCCCGATGCCATCCTGGCAACTCAAAAGCATTACCGCAACGAACTTGACCGTTTTTACCAGGCCATTGAACGCGGTGACCAGGCTGGTTTAGAAAGTATGATTCGGCGGGCCCAAGAGGACCGGATGAATTTGTTAAAAGGTGAAACAGATGATTAA
- a CDS encoding chorismate mutase, producing MIKEPDTLMLIGFMGAGKTTVGQEIARQHHSHFLDLDREIEKKAGMTIPEIFKKEGEGAFRDLETQVLKNAQTFNGVVATGGGVVDRPENLAVLKDSPATLIYLHGNLESTIKRMLAEGQRPLLQERSVADFFALWRERDPKYTQVADFVVETVGKTPERIAAEIVALFSANEDDLAVTALRSQIDAFDRQLFEIIASRMDVVLAVAEYKKKVGMATVQPNRMAAMKKALKTDFKGTPHITDEMIDQIMEILLTTAIKRENQAIDEG from the coding sequence ATGATTAAAGAACCAGATACCCTGATGTTAATAGGCTTTATGGGAGCTGGTAAGACAACTGTCGGACAAGAAATTGCGCGTCAACATCACTCTCATTTTCTCGATTTGGACCGTGAAATTGAAAAGAAAGCCGGGATGACCATTCCGGAGATTTTCAAAAAAGAAGGGGAGGGTGCCTTTCGTGATTTGGAAACCCAGGTTTTAAAAAATGCCCAGACCTTTAACGGGGTAGTGGCGACTGGAGGCGGCGTAGTTGACCGGCCAGAAAATTTGGCTGTGTTAAAAGATTCGCCAGCGACCCTGATTTACCTGCATGGTAATTTGGAAAGCACGATTAAGCGGATGTTAGCCGAAGGTCAGCGGCCACTCCTACAGGAGCGGTCTGTGGCCGATTTCTTTGCGCTTTGGCGGGAACGGGATCCCAAGTATACCCAGGTTGCAGACTTTGTGGTTGAAACGGTGGGGAAGACCCCGGAACGGATTGCGGCCGAAATCGTGGCCCTCTTTAGTGCGAATGAAGACGACCTGGCGGTGACAGCTCTCCGTTCACAAATTGACGCCTTTGACCGCCAACTCTTTGAAATTATTGCTAGCCGGATGGACGTGGTCTTAGCCGTGGCAGAATACAAGAAAAAGGTCGGGATGGCAACGGTGCAACCCAACCGGATGGCTGCCATGAAAAAGGCCCTAAAGACCGACTTTAAGGGCACACCCCACATTACCGATGAAATGATTGATCAAATCATGGAGATTTTATTAACGACGGCCATTAAACGTGAAAATCAGGCCATTGACGAGGGATAG
- a CDS encoding type I 3-dehydroquinate dehydratase encodes MTLATLLKIPQPSNRPLIAVPITLGPNDKFGPVQAALQDQNPDLVEWRADYIADAFSQEVIWQQVKEGARQKLEAESLSALSEATLLGKLDEARQEFLTNWPAINAQLIKELVKSIFDEFGHFPIVLTYRSKAQGGQGELDSQAIAHFLIDALGCGFPFAAVDVEDTLPANLKEQVIAAAKAHQVPVILSYHDFKQTPPDLVALLTEMSEEAVDVVKLAVMPQSEADVDRLLAATKEVSAAIKQPLITMAMGKLGERSRIEGYQYGSQLTFATLKGNWSSAPGQLTIEQLLQAWR; translated from the coding sequence ATGACCCTTGCTACTTTGTTAAAAATTCCCCAGCCTAGTAACCGGCCACTAATTGCCGTGCCAATTACCCTGGGTCCCAATGATAAATTTGGTCCAGTGCAGGCCGCCTTACAGGACCAAAATCCTGATTTAGTAGAGTGGCGGGCCGATTATATTGCCGATGCCTTTAGTCAGGAAGTGATTTGGCAACAAGTCAAAGAGGGTGCCCGTCAGAAATTAGAAGCTGAATCGCTCTCAGCCCTCAGTGAAGCCACCCTGTTGGGTAAGTTGGACGAGGCCCGTCAGGAATTCTTGACCAATTGGCCGGCCATTAACGCCCAACTCATCAAGGAGTTGGTGAAATCCATCTTTGATGAGTTTGGTCACTTTCCAATCGTTTTGACTTACCGTAGCAAGGCCCAGGGTGGGCAGGGCGAACTTGATTCCCAGGCAATTGCCCACTTCCTGATTGATGCCTTGGGTTGCGGCTTTCCCTTTGCAGCGGTGGATGTGGAAGACACCCTGCCAGCGAACCTGAAAGAACAGGTCATCGCAGCCGCTAAAGCGCACCAAGTTCCGGTGATTTTGTCCTACCACGACTTTAAGCAGACGCCACCGGATTTGGTAGCCCTCTTGACCGAGATGTCAGAAGAGGCAGTTGACGTGGTCAAGTTAGCGGTGATGCCCCAGAGTGAAGCTGACGTGGACCGGCTGCTAGCAGCCACTAAGGAAGTATCAGCCGCCATTAAACAGCCATTGATTACCATGGCCATGGGTAAGTTGGGTGAGCGGAGCCGGATTGAGGGTTACCAGTATGGCTCACAGTTAACCTTCGCTACCCTAAAAGGGAACTGGTCCAGTGCGCCCGGCCAACTAACCATTGAGCAACTATTGCAAGCCTGGCGATAA
- a CDS encoding N-acetylmuramoyl-L-alanine amidase, which yields MTKWIQNNRTGIILATGLVLSAFILILSLMNQNQLTTRPDQVPLRTGPSITATKEASLKQGTKLIVLDRQHGWWKVRRNDNNQTGWVASWVANNTHLKKPTALSEATIVLDPGHGGSDTGALSTDQKHYEKTYTLETARATAKALAPTGARVVMVRNSDVVVPLLYIPRKADSLKADAQISFHFDSSDKNNTASGISQYYYNENSLPLVKSLNSSLNNLPLDNRGYETIPYLVIKDVTRPAVLLELGFINSDKDFKYIRQSSYQDKVAQDIKEGLTKYVTQAESHT from the coding sequence ATGACCAAATGGATTCAAAACAATCGAACGGGCATCATCCTGGCCACCGGCCTAGTCCTGTCCGCCTTTATCCTGATTCTGTCATTGATGAACCAAAATCAGCTAACCACCCGACCTGACCAGGTACCACTGCGGACCGGTCCTAGTATTACCGCCACCAAGGAAGCCAGTCTGAAACAAGGCACCAAGTTGATCGTCTTAGACCGACAGCATGGCTGGTGGAAGGTCCGCCGTAACGATAATAACCAGACCGGCTGGGTAGCCAGCTGGGTGGCCAACAACACCCACCTCAAGAAGCCTACCGCCCTTAGTGAGGCCACGATTGTCCTTGATCCTGGTCACGGCGGTTCTGATACCGGGGCCCTGTCAACTGATCAGAAACACTACGAAAAGACCTACACCCTAGAAACCGCCCGTGCCACGGCAAAGGCCCTGGCACCGACTGGGGCCCGGGTAGTCATGGTCCGTAACTCAGACGTGGTGGTTCCCCTCTTATACATCCCGCGTAAGGCCGATAGCCTCAAGGCCGACGCCCAGATTTCCTTCCACTTTGATTCCTCGGATAAGAACAACACCGCTTCGGGCATATCCCAGTACTATTACAATGAGAATTCCCTGCCCCTGGTTAAATCGCTAAATTCTTCCTTGAATAACCTGCCGCTGGATAACCGGGGCTATGAAACCATTCCCTACCTGGTTATCAAGGACGTAACCCGGCCAGCCGTGCTCTTGGAACTTGGCTTTATCAACTCGGATAAGGATTTCAAGTATATCCGCCAAAGCAGCTACCAGGACAAGGTCGCCCAGGATATCAAGGAGGGTCTGACTAAGTACGTTACCCAGGCTGAAAGTCATACTTAA